The window TCATGAAGGCTGCTGGAATCGAAACGCTCGATGCCTTTGACCGCTATCTCCGATTCCTCACAGAGCCAGATGCGAACGAGTTTCGCATTGCCCTACGCGCTGCTCATTCCAGGGAGGACAATGCATGACCATTGACTCCCACTCACACGGCGTGATGGCGGATCAGGGATTGGGCCTCAGTACCTATCAGCCCCCAATTGATGACCTATGGGTCGCTCGTGTCATAGAGTTGATCGACAAGAGCGGGATCTGCGCTCGCGTGGCTGAGTGGAGGGCCATAGATAAGGAGGCGACTAGAGAGGGGCCCGGTGGGAGACCGAGGGGTTTGGATGACCATGTGGTTCTTGTTCTTCTCTTAGTGCTTGCATTGGAGGGATCGCCAGTCTTGTTGAAGCACCTGGCAGCTGCGATCGCATGCCGTCTCTCTGAAAGAGCAAGGGAGATGCCTGGAATCACTCCGAATCAATACGACGCTGCTGGTTGGTACGACCGATGCTGGCGGGCGTTTCATGCCTTTGTGGACGTGATTGACCCCTTCCCAGGACCGAGGAACCGTCTCTTGATAAAGGATGAGTGGGCCGAAGTCATAGCCGCTCGTGATCCCGAGGAGTCCTTGGTGGGCCGTTTGCGAAACTAGGTTGACCAGCCCAAACGCACGGTGAGAAATTGCAAAATCCTCTCCTAATTTAGCGACTTTCCTCTTTTACGACTCCTCAGAACCCGCTGAGTGTGGTCTTCTCACAAACGAAGACGACCACGCTCAAGGGGCCATCCACCATCTCTTGAGTGCTCGTGATCTGATGCAATCGCTCCGACATGGTCTGCCCAAGCGGTGGTGCCACGCTTACCGAAGCATCTACGAGCCAGTCCAGAGTGCAGATGAACCACCAACTCTCTTTTGTGGTACAAATCTGAGGTCCCATCAACTCGCGTCTGCCCAATGAGCTGCGAGCTGATTCGACAAAAATCGTTTGGGCCCCGCGTCCCTAACTTAAGATTCTCGCTAGACCAATGGGCTGGGTCTAATTGACATGCATCACGTGTAACACAAGACCTACGAAACCATCCAGACTTAAGAGCCCAAAGAGAACAGCAGAGGTATAGGCGGGGCCGACTCTTGTCTTGGTCTCGACTGCTTTGGAGCCAGAACGTCCCCACTGATGGTATGCCAAGTAATGGACAACCCGGGGAGAGTGCTCCCTTACGACCGAATTAGCCTTTACCAGTTCCAACCAGCAGCCGAGCAAGGCGCACGTACCCTGACCGAAGTATAGAATATCTAAAATCGACATCTAAAGCCTAAGCCATGCTGGGTGCGACACCGTCGCGAATTGGCGGCGTGGACAAGGAGCCAATGACTGAAAACACGACACTCGCAGCAGATAATCCACACGACAGATATCCGATAATGTTAGAACTGCTAGTGGGCTTAAACTCACCGTCATCGGGATTGACAACGGAGTTAATCTGACTAACCATACAAAGCGCTACTCCGATATCTACTAGGATGCTGTTACCGCTTCCACCCGCACAGTCGCCGATAGGGCCAAACCGAGCTAACTCAACACTACTGCTCATATCAGACTCCATTCCCATACGGAGTCGAGCCGTAAGGTGTGCTGTATGTGTAGGTGCCACCTACGCCACCAGACCCAGCCGTGTATCCCAGCTGCGCTGGAATAACGGTAGATTCATTAGACGTCAACCCGATCCCAGTCCCCAAGCTAGCGAGACCAGGACTCAGAGCTACTACTGCTCCCCCTCGAACCATACTCCGTACTTTCATCATTACCCCTGCTGGTAATCATCGCCACCTGAGTGATCGTCTGGTGCAATCGAAAACCTAACACATCATGGCGACGATTGCACGACATTTTCAGTTATTATCAAAAGTTTATCATCTAGCAGGGAGTCTGGCGGACCTTCCATGGGAGTGCCAGCTCCCGACAAGAAGTGGTATTCGGGTGGGCGAATGATCTAGCCGTGGCGAGAGCCCTGGACCCAAGAGCCAGGTCCCCTATAGTGCCGAGCGGCCTGCGGTGTTGTGGAGTTTCTTTTATAGTTAACACGAGTGTTGTAATGGCTAGCAGTCAATCCGTCGCAAACGAAGCGCTGGCTGTAGCGTGTCGCACCCATTTGGCAAGCACGAATCTCCCATCACCGAGAACGACGAGAGGATCGGGGTTTGGTCGTGGGGGGCAGCTGATGTCCACGGTCAATGGGTAATTTGCTCCATGGTTGCTCATGTCCGTCGCAGTCTGCCTTAGCAACTTCACTCCAAGCGACGGTGCGAGCGGACCGATTGGCCCGATTCACAACGCTGGAATGCGTCAGCTTGGGGCAGATGCTGATCTGCCGTGCCAAACGCACCCCGACAAGAGGGTCAAGTGCGCTTGCATAGAGACTGAATCGGAGAAGCGTTTAAAAACTCATCCGATCCAACACTTGGTTTCACGCAAGCAGTTAAACCTGTTATCTAGACCTTGTGAGTCCCATAACCGACTACGCACACAACCTGCGGCCAGTCGGATGGAACTCACGGGGTACAAAGGACAAACCAGCAATTATGCAGCTTGATCCAACTCTCCAGCCCTGATGAAGACGACCTGATCCGCTTCCTCGGCGCTACCGGAGACCGTCCCAGCCTTACGACCGAGAAGGAAGAAGCAATAAGCTAGGGCTCCCAGTGTCACTAGGGACAGACCGAATGCTGCTGTGATCGGCAGAAAGGTTCGTAGCCCAACCGTGAGCGCTACCAAATAGGTTCCAAAACACCCTACAGTGCCGAGGATGGTCAATCCTCGCTCGCCAAGCAGCTCCAGTCCGCCTTTCCCGTTGATGGCTGTGATTCTCGTTCCCATTCTCAATATCCCCTTTCATTTATATCATATTCATTTACTTCATATGCTCGACAATTTACTGTCCGAAATGGAGCTACTATCCTCCCTTCGTCTTTGGTTCAACGCGTCTGGTGGCATCACGCCTGGCTCGAAGCCGAATTAGGCGGCTCACGACAAAGGTTACAAGCGCGACTCCTATCAGAGCAAGGGCGCTCAGATCAGACCCTGTGGAACGCGATTCCAAAGCAGGAATGAAGTCCTTAACCACCAGGCTATATGTCGAGCCAGCGAGGACAAGAGTGATCAGCGCCATAGAGACCCTGTTGAGTGTTCGCAACCTATGGATGGCCGACGAGCTAAACAGAACTGCTGACTCACCCCTGTCGACTTGGGCGAGGTATCGCTTCGTGCGAGGCAGCTGCAACCAACCTAAGAGTGCATCCCGCGAACGATCAAAGTCCGGAAAGAGGTTGCGCACGGTAAAGACCGCAAGTAGTATACCTCCCACCACACACCATATGATTGCAACGATGCCCAGGATCGGGGGGTGAATGTGCTTGCCGGCAGCGATCATGTACAGATCGATCCCACCAAAAACACTCCAGTTGGAGCTAGAAAGGAGAAACCAAACAGACTTTTGACGTTATCTGGTTCGAGGCTGTCAGCTTCACCCCCCAAAACCTGAGTTACTCATCGCTCATCTCCTCCAGGCGTTATCTTGTCACGGGAATGCGAATATTTGAATCCAGGGGAAGAGGCTAGCGAGACAAACCTCCAATAGAAGGTCATTGCGCTGCCTTAGTACTCCGCTGTCCCCTAGAGCCCTTGACTAGTAGCCTCACAATGGCTCTACCCTGACAACCAAAGGCCACGAAATAGACAAGGCCTCCCAAAATAACAGATTGCAAACCACCATGGGGGTGGATTGTGAGACCAACAATCGTTGCCAGTAACAAGGCTAGGACCCATTGCAGGACGACCTCTCTCTTTAAACTTTTAGCAATCTTAAGGAGTTTCAACGTAACCTCCTGGATGAATAGCGTGTACCGGGGTTGCAGCCCCCGCTATCAGGAGGGTCCACCCAGTGATAGTTCCGGCGACAGCGCAGCCATTTGCATAAGTCTTTCCGCTGACTGAAACATCGCCATCCTGTGTGTTGAGGTATGCCCCAACTGCGCCTATCAAGCAAGCGCCTCCAGCCTCCAAAATTTCCTTAACCAAAGGAACATCTGAAGAACAGAAACTGACTGGACCATAGCGTCCGAGATCGTAGGAATTCTCGGTGCAAAGGTGAAGATTGGAGGGCCCAAGTGTTGCTGGACCGCTATAGTAAAAGGCACCGCCGCCGCCGGGTCCAACCGTATACCCTGGCTGCGCATGAGTCCCGGTAGATTCGTTGGCCGTCAATCCCATTCCTGTCCCCAAGCTAGCAAGTCCAAGACTCAGGGCTACTACTGCCCCCCCCTCGAACCATGTTCCTTACCTTCATCATTACCCCCTTATGGTAATTATCACTACCAGAGTTATCGTCTGGTACATCGGGGAACCTAACACATCGTGGCGACGTTTTCACAGCATTATGGGAAATTAGCGAAAATATACCTACTACCAGGATGTTTGGCATCTGACAGCTGAAAGCTCCAGGATCGGTGTCCAACATTCGTAGGGGGGACTGTCAGCCGAGGTAGGGCCAGTTGCGACATGGGTTTCACCAACAGAGGAGCATGGGCCTTTGGGTGATATTGCTATTGGATATGGGCAGCTCAGCCGGATTAAAGACGGTCCTTTGTCTTTACTCTCTCACGTTGTTAGATCATGAGCCTACGATTCTGGTGACCAACGACTTGAGCGCTTCCCAACGGTGATTGCAGTCTCTGTCATCCGTTTGGGGGACAAACATATTGACAGTTGCTGTTAGCTTGGATGGCCTTTAACTTGATCACTGTTAAGGTCCTCCAACCACTTAGTAGCTGGTGATCGTGCCATGATGGCAATGAGCAAGACGAATAGGCCAGCACCACGCTCTTATGCTCCCTCCACCCGAGGAGACGCTAACTGAGTTGCCGACCTCGAGGACCCGTCTATTTCACAGACGGACCGGTCACACTCGTCATGGCACTTGAGGAGGACTCGTCGACCCCTCACCCTTCGATTATCGAAGCCCACGCTGAGGTGTTGCTTGTCCGGGCCAAACTGGCCAATGATTTGCTGGAGTTCACCTCTCCAGAGGTATCCGAGCGTTGAGAGGATGGGTTCTAACGTCCTCTGCAGTTCTCGTCTTTTGTGCAGAACTCGCATCCGCGCTACATTTAGAACGCTTAGTGCCGACGATCTCATCCGATCAAAGCAATAGAACCCTTGAAGTGGTCCCCATTTTGGTCTTGGTCGTAGCTCTGTTGGTGCGGACTGAAGTCTCGCCCAGTGAGTCTGTTGGCCTTCTCACTGTTGGTGGCGTGATCGCGACCATCCTGTTTAGTGCGTTTATCCAGCTATCACAGCGGGTCAAGAGTCTTATTATCCCAGGAGAGCGTTCACGGGCTGACGCTAATAACAGGGAGTTCTTAGGCGAGGTGGGGAGTAATGCCAGATATGCCTCTCACGGTCAGTTGTTCTTCGCTGTTTCTGCTGGCGTACATGGAGTTAATGGCTTGGTGGCTTCGTCAGTTGGCCTGGCGATGGCGGCTTACCTGGCGATGCTGTTTCTAATGGTGCTTAAAAGGGTGAACGCCGTCTTGGGCCATGAGTTGCGGCAGTAGCTCGATGCCCTAAGCCCCGCTCCTTGCTGGCCGCAAGCAGCGATCCTATGGGCTAATGATCCACGATTGTCATGCTCGGCAGCACATCAATGCAACCTAACACCACACTCCCAGTTCAGCAGGCGACGAACCACAAATAATAAAAAAGGACAGTCGCTAAGTTAAGAGAGGATTTTGCAATTTCTCACCGTGCGTTTGGGCAGGTCAAACCAGTTTCGCGAACGGCCCTTGGTGGAGACGAGGGGACTCGAACCCCTGACCTCCTGCGTGCAAAGCAGGCGCTCTTCCAACTGAGCTACGCCCCCGTCGTACAACAAGGAAGACCTTGACCGACCAAATGAGTCTAACGCCATTAAGCCTTCGATCGACTGTTTCTGTCCCGTGGGTTGTCACAATAACGTGCCTCGCAGTAGGTTGACCCGGAGTCTAAGCCGAGCCCCCTGGATCCCCGTGGGCGCTACGACCTCGATGCGGTGGTCACAATGTAACAACTTTTTCACATTTCTAGTGCACTGCCCAATATCTATGCACTATGATCGTTCCAACTTCAACGGATAAGGGGGTAGTACCATGACGCAATCCGCAGAACCAGGCCGGTTGCGCGCCGGGGCGATTGGCCGAAGAGAGGTTCTCTTCCAAAGCATTACGGCAATGGCGCCCGGAGCGGCTATTGCTGCCTCGATTCCTGCTGGAGCTGGCTTCGCCGGCGGTGCTTTGACGTTAGCCGTGATTGTCGCACTCGTTGGCAGCCTACTTACCGCTTTCTCTATCAGTGAGCTCGCGTCACGGATACCTTCCGCGGGATCATTCGCCACCTTCGCCTCTCGGGCCTTGCATCCGATCGTTGGGTTCTTTGTCGGTTGGGGGTATGTGTTCGTATATGCGCTCGTACCCGCTCTGCTCTTCTTACAACTTGGCTTCACCATCGCTGGTACGTTCAACTCCGAATTTGGCTACCCGTCCAATCTCTGGTGGCCCTGGTCGCTCGTAGGTATTGCCTTGGTTGGCGCACTAGCGCTCCTTGGCATCACCACCTCAGCCAAGACCGGCACCATTCTTGGGAGTATTGAGATCGTGATCTTCTTGGCGGCTGGCATCCTCTTTGTGATCCACGCCGGATCTCACAATACCCTCTCGGTATTCACGACGAAATATACCCCAAAGGGCTTTCATGGCCTCACGGGCGTCTTTGCGGGATCGGTCTACAGTTTGTTGGCATTTGCCGGGTTTGAGGCGGCCGCACCCCTAGCGGAGGAGGCCAAAGACCCCAAACGCACGATCCGCTTCGCGATTCTAGGGTCGACGCTTGCCATCGGGTTAATCTATGTCTTCACGACCTATGCGGCCTCTGTCGCCTATGGCCCCTCGCGCTTCGCATCCTTTTCTGGTGCGGGTTCCGCCTCCTGGATTGGCCTAAGCCGAGACTTCTATGGCCTCTTCTGGATTCTTATCTTCCTGGCGGTCATCAACTCGACCATCGGTAACGCCAACGCCGGCACGTCGGTCTCTACCCGCATGGCCTTCGCTCTTGGGAGAATCGGCGTCTTCCCTGGCATCCTCGGGAGGGTACACGAAAAGACCAAGGCACCCCGGGTCGCTGTCTATACACAGATCGCCGTCTCTGCGGCGGCCACCCTGCTACTCGGGCTCGCCTTTGGTCCCGAGAATGGCTTTGCCCTCGACGGTACGTTGATTACGATCGTTGTGGTAGCTGTCTATATCCTGATGAATCTCTCGTCGATGGTCTACTTCGCGAAGGCGATCTCGAACGAACGCTTCAACTTCTTATCGCACGGACTCGTTCCTCTGCTTGCGATCGCCTTCCTCCTGCCGGCGCTGCTGGCTGGTGCCGGGATCGCTGTGTTTTCCTTTATTTCCCCACTCACCGCCCCCGCCTCGTATGCCGGACCGATCGTGGCCGTCTGGCTGATCCTCGGTGTGATAGTATTCATTCGTCTCCGCAGGACCTCTCCGGGTGCGGTCAACCGGATCTCGGAGGTCTTCTTGGAAGAAATCGTCGAGGAGCCAGAGCTATGATGCAATACCCCATCGTCAACTTCACGCCAACGAAAGAGCAACTGTGCTGGACCTTTGGTGGCCGCGAACCAGTCATGGAGATCGAACCGGGCACCATCCTCGAAGTATTTACTGAAGACTGCTTCGCGGGCAACGTGCGGGCCACTACCGATCTTGTCTCCGAGGTCTGTGAGTTTCCCTTTTTGAACCCTCAGACCGGTCCCTTCTATATCAATGGTGCTGAGGTGGGGGATACGATTGTGGCCCACTTTGTCGATATCGAACCCGCACGCGATTGGGCCGTCTCCACAACTGTTCCGCTCTTTGGAGCGTTAACCTCCACGCATCTCACTGCGACACTCCAAGAGCCGCTGCCAGAGATCGTTTGGATTTGGGAGCTCGACCGCGAGGCACGTCTGTGTCGATTTCGGGCTTCGGAAAGCGATTTCTCCGTCGAGCTCCCGATGGATCCCATGCATGGCACCGTCGGGGTCGCACCGGCCAACCTTGAGGTCCGCTCCGCGCTCGTGCCCGATGCCCACGGTGGGAATATGGACACGCCGGAGTTACGTGCAGGGGTGACGTGTTATCTCGGTGTCAACGTACAAGGAGGGCTGTTTTCTCTCGGTGACGGCCACGCACGACAAGGTGAGGGTGAAAGTTGCGGGGTAGCGGTTGAGTGCGCCATGAATACCGTCGTCTACGTTGACCTCATCAAGGGTATCTCCACGCCGTGGC is drawn from Ferrimicrobium sp. and contains these coding sequences:
- a CDS encoding acetamidase/formamidase family protein — encoded protein: MMQYPIVNFTPTKEQLCWTFGGREPVMEIEPGTILEVFTEDCFAGNVRATTDLVSEVCEFPFLNPQTGPFYINGAEVGDTIVAHFVDIEPARDWAVSTTVPLFGALTSTHLTATLQEPLPEIVWIWELDREARLCRFRASESDFSVELPMDPMHGTVGVAPANLEVRSALVPDAHGGNMDTPELRAGVTCYLGVNVQGGLFSLGDGHARQGEGESCGVAVECAMNTVVYVDLIKGISTPWPKLESDSHLMTTGSARPLEDAFRIAQVEMVDWVASLCDITRMDSYQLVSQLVESPLANVCDTNYTSVAKVARQYLGDFQAPYADAHRRASQIADDYRAAHRR
- a CDS encoding APC family permease; translation: MTQSAEPGRLRAGAIGRREVLFQSITAMAPGAAIAASIPAGAGFAGGALTLAVIVALVGSLLTAFSISELASRIPSAGSFATFASRALHPIVGFFVGWGYVFVYALVPALLFLQLGFTIAGTFNSEFGYPSNLWWPWSLVGIALVGALALLGITTSAKTGTILGSIEIVIFLAAGILFVIHAGSHNTLSVFTTKYTPKGFHGLTGVFAGSVYSLLAFAGFEAAAPLAEEAKDPKRTIRFAILGSTLAIGLIYVFTTYAASVAYGPSRFASFSGAGSASWIGLSRDFYGLFWILIFLAVINSTIGNANAGTSVSTRMAFALGRIGVFPGILGRVHEKTKAPRVAVYTQIAVSAAATLLLGLAFGPENGFALDGTLITIVVVAVYILMNLSSMVYFAKAISNERFNFLSHGLVPLLAIAFLLPALLAGAGIAVFSFISPLTAPASYAGPIVAVWLILGVIVFIRLRRTSPGAVNRISEVFLEEIVEEPEL